A single Ammospiza caudacuta isolate bAmmCau1 chromosome 6, bAmmCau1.pri, whole genome shotgun sequence DNA region contains:
- the LBHD2 gene encoding LBH domain-containing protein 2, translating to MTEVMNTREPVMEEFALGQTPEEEGGPSSQAFPDSREKYPKLSKRLPSIVVEPTESGEVESGELRWPPEDLKSAEDKGLHGDQRVCVQQQQQQMDLEDTLAHPAQDVEDSTDTLESRTEENE from the exons ATGACAGAGGTGATGAACACCCGCGAGCCGGTGATGGAGGAATTTGCGCTCGGCCAGActcctgaggaggaaggaggccCCTCCAGCCAG GCCTTCCCAGACTCCCGTGAGAAGTACCCCAAGCTGTCCAAAAGGCTGCCTTCCATCGTGGTGGAGCCCACCGAGTCCGGGGAGGTGGAGAGCGGGGAGCTGCGCTGGCCTCCTGAGGACCTCAAGTCAGCGGAGGACAAAGGTCTTCATGGTGACCAAAGAGTCTGTgtccagcaacagcagcagcagatggatCTGGAAG ATACTTTAGCACACCCAGCTCAAGATGTGGAAGACAGTACAGATACTCTGGAAAGCAGAACTGAAGAGAATGAGTAG